GATATCGTTGGTGATGGCGCAGATGTCATAGACGCTGCGGAAGCGCTTGCACAAAGCCTCCATCAGCGCGGTCTTGCCGGAGCCGACCGGGCCGCCGATACCGACGCGGAGCGGTCCATTGGGGGATCGGGTCATGAGCGGAACAGCCTCGTATATTGCGTTTCGTGTTTCATGGAGCCGATATCGGCGCGGAACATCGCCCCGCCGAGATCGTCGAGATCGCTGACCAGCGCCTGCCGGGCCGCCCCGGCCACAGCCGCTTCCAGCGCCACCAGCGCGCGCTGGCCATCGGTCTGGCCAAGCGGCACCAGCCGCACCCCGGCGGAGACCAGATTGGCGACGAAACCGTGCAGATAGGCTGCCAGAATGGCGTCCAGCGGGATGCCATGGCCGGCTGCCGCCGCGCCGACCGCGACCGGATAGGCGATGTCCGTGCCGGCGCGCTGCTGCACTTCGCCAACCGCCGCACAGGGCCAGGCGGCAGCGATGGCAGCGGCAAAGCTGCGGCCCTGCATGGCGGTTTCCAGATGGCGTTCGCGCGATGGCGACAGGGCCAGCGTCAGCCTGTTGACCGCTTCCAGCCGGTCCCACGCACCCGCTGCCGACGCACGCCAGGCCTCCGCCAGCAGGATCGCGTCATTGCGCCCGCTGCCCCATTCCAGCAGATCGCGCAGCCAGCCGGTCAGGCTGCCGAGGTCGCCGATATCGCCTACCTCCACCGCCCATTCCAGCCCATGGCTGTAGGAGAAGGCGCCAACCGGGAAGGACGGCGTCAGCCAGGTCATCAGCCGGTAGAGCGTGGCCTCCCCCGTGCCGTCAGTGGTGGTGATGGTGGCCATGGCCATGTCCATGCGAATGCCCATGTGAGTGGCCGCCGCCGGTCGGCACGTCGGCATAGGCGCCACCCTCCGGGTCGAACGGCCGGGCGACCGCCGTGACCTCCGCCCCCAGCCGCCGGGCCATGTCGGCCAGCACATGGTCGGCGCGGATCAGGATCGCCTCGCCTTCCAGCATCGCCGGGATATGCCGGTTGCCGATATGCCAGGCCAGCCGCAGCAGCGCATGCGCGTCGGCGCAGCGCAGTTCC
This is a stretch of genomic DNA from Oceanibaculum indicum P24. It encodes these proteins:
- the ureE gene encoding urease accessory protein UreE, with the protein product MNQIKRATLVLPAGEWNPEKRLGGVTLDFDRRSRRRIALTTDEGMDFLLDLPEPRHLRQGDGLALQDGVIEVLAAPEDLLELRCADAHALLRLAWHIGNRHIPAMLEGEAILIRADHVLADMARRLGAEVTAVARPFDPEGGAYADVPTGGGHSHGHSHGHGHGHHHHH
- a CDS encoding urease accessory protein UreF — encoded protein: MATITTTDGTGEATLYRLMTWLTPSFPVGAFSYSHGLEWAVEVGDIGDLGSLTGWLRDLLEWGSGRNDAILLAEAWRASAAGAWDRLEAVNRLTLALSPSRERHLETAMQGRSFAAAIAAAWPCAAVGEVQQRAGTDIAYPVAVGAAAAGHGIPLDAILAAYLHGFVANLVSAGVRLVPLGQTDGQRALVALEAAVAGAARQALVSDLDDLGGAMFRADIGSMKHETQYTRLFRS